In one Actinomycetota bacterium genomic region, the following are encoded:
- a CDS encoding ABC transporter permease — MRLLRRKLVREIRQAKFRFLAVSLVVAIGIVLFTASYMSYLNLSKSYEYTYEKLNFEDLLVRVERAPERVVDRLSELPNIELLTPRISEPVSMELEDGSRITGQVISVPAQKPYVNTLHLLEGRELTGREKELTCLVETHFAKFNHLKEGDLVYAVQNGERLPVRVAGVVASPEYLVVFRNRQFPMTSASVYGVFYFNPEQARSLAGFPSGSYNEFAFTLKDYSLLETTREQVEAILSPYQIEEVTTRDNQISKTLLEMDIQQFHNFALFFPILFFTIAAFSIYMILSRMVRMQRPIIGLMRAIGYPSRTVLRHYLSFALVVGIIGIFLGSLLGIAATALVSKIYARTMGIPFVHFGLYPQVFGYGFLLAMGFCALAGLVPARQSAAVHPTEALRGSVDISRYGKPTWVERLLPSIARLRVFWRLPLRNVFRNRRRTAFTVVGIIFAIVLILMNLGISDTVHANMDRAFNHLFTFDIAVLFLEPQTRVTQRKLENLPGVTRVEPTAGRPCTIKAGNRDVESIVMGVLADTVMRGFLDEENRPVKLSPGHCLLSNNYREQLGVSEGDVVTISASRRSRNFIVSSFIMEPLGSFVYVPVEEARELLGYGTRSSAFYIKLDPGYYHQVRDELYAMPNVLTLVDLTQIHAEIESYMALMYIVIAVMLIFGLVMAFTLVFNTSTINIMERGQEVATMLTLGVPHWKASLSLTLENVIMGFLGLFPGFIAARIVMEQAMRLYQSDLFSFTPAVSLWSYLITAVLVLGLMVLSEFPSLRYIRNLNLAQSTKRRSL, encoded by the coding sequence ATGAGGCTCTTACGCCGTAAGTTGGTGCGGGAGATACGCCAGGCCAAGTTCCGCTTCCTGGCCGTAAGCCTGGTGGTGGCCATCGGCATCGTACTCTTCACCGCCTCCTACATGTCCTATCTCAACCTCTCCAAGTCCTACGAATATACTTACGAGAAGCTCAACTTCGAGGACCTGCTGGTGCGCGTGGAGAGAGCCCCGGAACGGGTGGTTGACCGTCTCTCCGAGCTCCCCAATATCGAGCTCCTCACCCCCAGGATAAGCGAACCGGTTAGCATGGAGCTGGAAGACGGCTCCCGCATCACCGGCCAGGTGATAAGCGTACCCGCCCAAAAACCATACGTGAACACCCTTCATCTCCTGGAGGGCAGGGAGCTCACGGGACGCGAGAAGGAGCTCACCTGCCTGGTGGAGACCCACTTCGCCAAGTTCAATCACCTTAAGGAAGGAGATCTTGTATACGCGGTGCAGAACGGAGAACGCCTGCCGGTGAGGGTGGCCGGCGTGGTAGCCAGCCCAGAATACCTGGTAGTCTTCCGCAACCGGCAGTTTCCCATGACCTCGGCCTCCGTCTACGGAGTCTTCTACTTCAACCCGGAACAGGCCCGTTCACTGGCCGGGTTCCCCTCCGGTTCCTACAATGAGTTCGCTTTCACCCTTAAGGACTACTCCCTCTTGGAGACCACCCGGGAACAGGTGGAGGCCATCCTTTCCCCCTACCAGATAGAGGAAGTCACCACCAGGGACAACCAGATATCCAAGACCCTCCTGGAAATGGATATCCAACAGTTCCATAACTTCGCCCTCTTCTTCCCCATTCTCTTCTTCACCATCGCCGCCTTCAGCATCTACATGATCCTCTCCCGCATGGTGCGCATGCAGCGGCCGATAATCGGCCTTATGCGGGCCATCGGCTATCCCTCCCGGACGGTACTCCGCCACTACCTGTCCTTTGCCCTGGTAGTGGGAATCATCGGCATCTTTCTGGGAAGCCTGCTGGGGATCGCGGCCACCGCCCTGGTCTCCAAGATCTACGCCAGGACCATGGGAATCCCCTTCGTGCATTTCGGCCTCTATCCCCAGGTCTTCGGCTACGGGTTCCTGCTGGCCATGGGGTTCTGCGCCCTTGCCGGGTTGGTTCCCGCTCGCCAGTCGGCGGCCGTACATCCCACGGAAGCCCTGCGGGGGTCGGTAGACATCTCCCGGTACGGCAAGCCAACATGGGTAGAAAGGCTGCTCCCCTCCATCGCCCGTCTCCGCGTGTTCTGGAGGCTTCCGCTACGCAACGTCTTCCGCAACCGGAGGCGCACCGCCTTCACCGTGGTGGGCATAATCTTCGCCATCGTGCTCATCCTCATGAACCTGGGCATCAGCGACACGGTGCACGCCAATATGGACCGGGCCTTTAACCACCTTTTCACTTTCGACATCGCCGTCCTCTTCCTGGAACCCCAGACCAGGGTGACCCAGAGGAAGCTGGAGAACCTCCCCGGCGTGACCCGGGTGGAACCCACCGCCGGTCGTCCCTGCACCATAAAGGCCGGGAACCGGGACGTGGAGAGCATCGTCATGGGGGTGCTCGCCGACACCGTGATGCGCGGTTTCCTGGACGAGGAGAACCGGCCGGTGAAGCTCTCGCCGGGGCACTGTCTCCTGAGCAACAACTACCGCGAGCAACTGGGGGTGAGTGAAGGGGACGTGGTGACCATCTCCGCGTCCCGGCGCTCCCGGAACTTCATCGTCTCCAGCTTCATCATGGAACCGCTGGGTTCCTTCGTCTACGTCCCGGTGGAGGAGGCCCGCGAGCTTCTGGGCTACGGGACGCGCTCCTCGGCCTTCTACATCAAGTTGGATCCCGGGTATTATCACCAGGTGCGCGACGAACTCTACGCCATGCCCAACGTGCTCACCCTGGTGGACCTCACCCAGATACATGCGGAGATCGAATCCTACATGGCCCTCATGTACATCGTCATCGCCGTGATGCTCATCTTCGGGCTGGTCATGGCCTTTACCCTGGTCTTCAACACTTCGACCATCAACATCATGGAGAGGGGGCAGGAGGTGGCCACCATGCTCACCCTGGGGGTTCCCCACTGGAAGGCCTCCCTCTCCCTGACCCTGGAGAACGTGATCATGGGGTTCCTGGGCCTCTTTCCGGGCTTTATCGCCGCCCGCATCGTCATGGAACAGGCCATGCGCCTCTACCAGAGTGACCTGTTCTCCTTCACCCCCGCGGTGTCCCTCTGGAGCTATCTCATAACCGCCGTTCTGGTCCTGGGGTTAATGGTGCTCTCGGAATTCCCCTCCCTGCGCTACATCCGGAACCTTAACCTGGCCCAGTCCACCAAGCGCCGTTCCCTCTGA
- a CDS encoding DMT family transporter produces the protein MKPGWRYHLALFAVCWIWGLAFVGVKVLLEEVSYITLNLLRFLLAGCALLPLLLARWGKRPRLSAGEWTLVCVAGICAIYGYHLALTYGETTIPAGTAGLIANTTPVFAALLAGFLLGESLGRLKALGILSAMGGVAIITILGSDASLGAGRVQGALLVLLAAAAWAVYTVLLKPLVEEHDPLFVTAYAVILGTLALLPLALACGDCARQVRDISGEGWAWLAFLGLGCTVAGYLLYSWGLEGLGATQAAFYTYLIAPISLFWGWAWLGERVNAGLFLGTALILVGLAAVGLEERRTGNRGRERRG, from the coding sequence ATGAAGCCCGGATGGCGCTATCACCTGGCCCTCTTCGCCGTGTGCTGGATATGGGGCCTGGCCTTCGTGGGCGTGAAGGTGCTCCTGGAGGAGGTCTCCTACATCACCCTCAACCTGCTCCGCTTCCTCCTGGCCGGTTGCGCGCTCCTTCCCCTGCTGCTGGCCAGGTGGGGGAAAAGGCCCCGCCTTTCCGCCGGGGAATGGACCCTGGTCTGCGTGGCCGGGATATGCGCCATCTACGGATATCATCTGGCCCTGACCTACGGGGAGACCACCATACCCGCGGGCACCGCCGGCCTCATCGCCAACACCACCCCCGTCTTCGCCGCCCTCCTGGCCGGCTTCCTGCTGGGAGAGAGCCTGGGCCGGCTGAAGGCCCTGGGCATCTTGTCCGCCATGGGAGGGGTGGCGATCATCACCATCCTGGGAAGCGACGCTTCGCTGGGTGCCGGGAGGGTGCAGGGAGCGCTCCTGGTGCTCCTGGCCGCCGCCGCCTGGGCGGTTTACACGGTGCTCCTGAAGCCGCTGGTGGAGGAGCATGACCCTCTCTTCGTGACCGCCTACGCCGTCATCCTGGGCACCCTGGCCCTGCTCCCCCTGGCATTGGCTTGTGGGGACTGCGCCCGCCAGGTGAGAGACATATCCGGTGAAGGATGGGCGTGGCTCGCCTTCCTCGGCCTGGGATGCACGGTGGCGGGTTACCTCCTCTATTCCTGGGGGCTGGAGGGGCTGGGCGCCACCCAGGCGGCCTTCTACACCTATCTCATCGCCCCCATCTCCCTCTTCTGGGGCTGGGCCTGGCTGGGCGAGAGGGTGAACGCCGGGCTTTTCCTGGGTACGGCCCTCATCCTGGTCGGACTGGCGGCGGTGGGGCTGGAGGAGAGAAGGACCGGGAATCGCGGGCGGGAGCGGAGAGGGTGA
- a CDS encoding DUF1786 family protein yields MRILALDIGVGTRDVLLYDSGRTLENCTRMVLPSPTRLLAYRVEEATYSGRDLFITGHTVGGGPFSRSVKRVLAAGRKVYMTPAAALSIRNNLEDVASLGIEIVNSPPPGFSGITVTADELDLQALANFLARSGEDMSRLDGVAVAVQDHGTYASGESNRKTRLRYMRERLEADPRPTALAMLSGEVSDAFPRLASAARRAGEQFPSCRILVMDTAPAAVAGCLADPLVASRAPGNILLVNAGNGHTLACILSEGCVVGLLEHHTHRLDPGAFADYLRLFCDGGARDEDPFMAEGHGLFYLEEAPGWRNLDLIAVTGPNRGLLKEAGLDGYFPAPGGDMMMTGPLGLVRAFMEHKG; encoded by the coding sequence ATGCGCATTCTGGCCCTGGACATAGGGGTGGGGACCCGTGATGTCCTCCTCTACGACTCCGGGAGGACCCTGGAGAACTGTACCCGCATGGTGCTGCCCAGCCCCACCCGCCTCCTGGCGTACCGGGTTGAGGAGGCCACGTACTCAGGAAGGGACCTCTTCATAACCGGGCACACGGTGGGAGGAGGACCCTTTTCCCGCTCCGTGAAGCGGGTCCTGGCAGCGGGAAGGAAGGTTTATATGACCCCGGCGGCGGCCCTCTCCATCCGCAACAACCTGGAGGACGTGGCCTCCCTGGGCATAGAGATCGTTAATTCTCCGCCGCCCGGTTTTTCCGGGATCACCGTAACCGCCGACGAGCTGGACCTCCAGGCCCTGGCCAATTTCCTGGCCCGGAGCGGGGAAGACATGTCGCGCCTGGACGGCGTGGCCGTGGCCGTGCAGGACCACGGAACGTATGCCTCCGGAGAGAGCAACCGCAAGACCCGCCTCCGTTACATGAGGGAGCGCCTGGAGGCTGATCCACGCCCCACCGCCCTGGCCATGCTCTCCGGCGAGGTGTCGGACGCCTTCCCCCGCCTGGCCTCCGCCGCCCGGCGGGCCGGTGAGCAGTTCCCCTCCTGCCGCATCCTGGTCATGGACACCGCCCCGGCGGCGGTGGCCGGGTGCCTGGCTGACCCGCTGGTCGCCTCCCGAGCCCCAGGGAACATCCTGCTGGTCAACGCCGGCAACGGGCACACCCTGGCTTGCATCCTGTCCGAGGGATGCGTGGTGGGGCTTCTCGAACACCATACCCACCGGCTGGACCCGGGTGCCTTCGCCGACTACCTGCGCCTCTTCTGCGACGGAGGTGCCCGGGACGAGGACCCCTTCATGGCCGAGGGCCACGGCCTTTTCTACCTGGAGGAAGCCCCGGGGTGGAGGAACCTGGACCTCATCGCCGTGACCGGTCCCAACCGCGGCCTGCTCAAGGAAGCCGGCCTGGATGGCTACTTCCCTGCCCCGGGCGGGGACATGATGATGACCGGTCCACTGGGGCTGGTGCGGGCTTTCATGGAACACAAGGGTTGA
- a CDS encoding glycosyltransferase family 2 protein — translation MEKRRKASDSLLTVVVPVFNEEGNILPLYRRLVSVLEPLVGYLEILFVDDGSTDGSRSEISDLHQEDPRVKLVSFTRNFGHEMATSAGLDYARGDAVVIIDADLQDPPEVIPEMLARWEEGYDIVYGKRLERAGEPLLKKASSRLFYRLIRRLTEVEIPVDTGDFRLIDRQVVRRFRLLSERNRFVRAEIAWLGGSAVEVPYRREPRLEGETKYSSWKRLRLALDGITSFSSVPLHIMSIMGFVMLFISMVAILVVLVQKLFFGIPVPGYAFLVISLFLLNGVEIFFIGLLGEYVGRMYREVQERPLYLVSETLGIEEAEGGEGALPRDV, via the coding sequence ATGGAGAAGAGAAGGAAAGCTTCCGACTCGCTACTGACCGTGGTGGTGCCCGTCTTCAACGAGGAGGGCAATATCCTTCCTCTCTACCGGAGGCTGGTATCTGTCCTTGAACCCCTGGTCGGTTACCTGGAAATACTGTTCGTGGACGACGGAAGTACCGACGGCTCGAGGTCCGAGATCTCCGACCTTCACCAGGAAGACCCGCGGGTCAAGCTGGTCTCCTTCACCCGCAACTTCGGCCACGAGATGGCCACCAGCGCCGGCCTGGACTACGCCCGTGGGGATGCCGTGGTCATCATCGATGCCGACTTGCAGGACCCGCCGGAGGTCATCCCCGAGATGCTTGCGAGGTGGGAGGAGGGGTACGACATCGTGTATGGGAAGAGGCTGGAAAGGGCCGGTGAACCGCTTCTCAAAAAGGCGTCTTCGCGCCTATTCTACCGCTTGATAAGAAGGCTCACCGAGGTGGAGATCCCCGTGGATACGGGCGATTTCCGCCTCATCGACCGGCAGGTGGTGAGAAGGTTCCGCCTTCTCTCGGAGAGGAACCGCTTCGTTCGAGCCGAGATCGCCTGGCTCGGAGGTAGCGCGGTGGAGGTGCCCTACCGGCGTGAGCCACGGCTGGAGGGCGAGACCAAGTACTCCTCGTGGAAAAGGCTCCGGCTGGCCCTGGACGGGATAACATCCTTTTCTTCCGTACCCCTCCACATCATGAGCATCATGGGATTCGTGATGTTGTTCATCAGCATGGTGGCCATCCTGGTGGTCCTGGTCCAGAAACTGTTTTTCGGTATTCCGGTTCCAGGTTATGCCTTCCTGGTCATCAGCCTCTTCCTGCTCAACGGGGTGGAGATATTTTTCATCGGCCTCCTCGGGGAATACGTGGGCAGGATGTACCGTGAGGTACAGGAAAGGCCGCTATACCTGGTGTCGGAGACGCTGGGAATCGAGGAGGCGGAGGGTGGAGAAGGCGCTCTACCGCGAGATGTATGA
- a CDS encoding class I SAM-dependent methyltransferase, with translation MEKALYREMYEMETRHWWFVARRRIVLELLRRYLVAEKARPRVLDLGCGTGSMLQALEELGEATGMDVSEEALAFASTRTRARLLKGNIPEDLAGLQEEFDAVLMLDLLEHLDADKKAVTAAADLLAEGGVLLLTVPAYRWLYSPRDRFHHHRRRYSRREVRDMVRGAGLSEVFTSYYNCLLFPPAAAQRLWSRLSRVEPGPDLREPPAMLNSLLEIVFSTERFLLGRVPFPWGLSVVSVARKGCRHLDSHAWKG, from the coding sequence GTGGAGAAGGCGCTCTACCGCGAGATGTATGAGATGGAGACCCGCCACTGGTGGTTCGTGGCAAGACGGCGGATCGTCCTGGAGCTCCTGAGAAGGTACCTGGTGGCTGAAAAGGCACGACCGCGAGTCCTGGACCTGGGATGCGGGACGGGTTCCATGCTGCAAGCGCTCGAAGAACTCGGCGAGGCCACGGGGATGGATGTATCCGAAGAGGCTCTGGCCTTCGCTTCCACCCGTACCCGGGCGCGCCTTCTCAAGGGGAATATACCGGAGGACCTGGCCGGCTTGCAGGAAGAATTCGACGCCGTTCTGATGCTTGACCTCCTGGAGCATCTGGACGCCGATAAAAAGGCGGTAACGGCCGCCGCGGACCTGTTAGCGGAAGGGGGGGTCTTGTTGCTGACCGTTCCCGCCTATCGGTGGCTCTATTCCCCCCGGGACCGGTTTCACCATCACCGGAGGAGGTATTCCCGGAGGGAGGTCAGGGATATGGTGAGAGGGGCCGGCCTTTCCGAGGTTTTCACCTCCTACTACAACTGCCTCCTCTTCCCCCCCGCCGCGGCCCAGAGGCTTTGGAGCAGGTTGAGCCGGGTGGAGCCGGGCCCCGACCTCAGGGAGCCTCCCGCGATGCTGAACTCTTTGCTGGAAATTGTCTTCTCCACCGAGCGTTTCCTGCTGGGCAGGGTGCCCTTTCCCTGGGGGCTGTCCGTGGTCTCGGTGGCCAGGAAGGGTTGTCGCCATCTCGATTCTCACGCGTGGAAGGGTTAG
- a CDS encoding prepilin-type N-terminal cleavage/methylation domain-containing protein: MARRMHREAGFTLIELMIVILIIGILVGIAVPVFLAARGNAQAKTCKANMKTVQTQSNVYAASNDGTYPTAIGQLSGYIENLDSITNCPSGGSITWNFTISAPPSPSCSSHGTPSG; the protein is encoded by the coding sequence ATGGCCAGAAGGATGCACAGGGAGGCAGGTTTCACCCTCATCGAGTTGATGATCGTCATCTTAATCATCGGTATCTTGGTAGGTATCGCCGTGCCGGTGTTCCTGGCAGCGAGGGGGAACGCCCAAGCAAAGACCTGCAAGGCCAATATGAAGACCGTTCAGACTCAGTCCAACGTCTATGCGGCCAGCAACGACGGGACTTATCCGACGGCCATCGGGCAGCTTTCGGGTTATATTGAGAACCTCGACAGCATAACCAACTGCCCGTCTGGCGGGAGCATTACCTGGAACTTCACCATTTCGGCGCCACCCTCGCCCTCGTGCTCTTCGCACGGGACACCTTCCGGTTAA
- a CDS encoding YfhO family protein, whose amino-acid sequence MEDKDHPKLKIKLLLLLGMFLVLLFFTFPFWSTTRIPFQGDVINSDVTELNFPIKVFYARCLKEGRLPLWVHEIGCGFPLLAEGQSGPLYPMNLLLYRLLDPILAFNLSLIVSLALCLLFSYLLFKNYGLSRAASFLSSVAFTFSGYTMARLKFTYMILSLCWIPLAILGLERSFQRGNFTNLFLTVLALSMQILAGGPQFFMITLALLGFVFLWRYLASLTRLPSLKDEHDGRAVRKSIVIPLLSVIVCILLALSLAAPQLVPMLRGYTVSDRAMNPSFDFSLGVAMQPRNLVMFFSPYQFGNPACNTYDLERDFFWENIAYPGLFTLVLALLALFFFRLRDETTLMWCTAGLLALMISLGALTPFAEFLWRYVPGFRFFRFWQRFLVVVGLAIAFLAGKGLDAMLKRVGSGKCWRFTLSALCIVVILVDLGFFARQQVSTIRADHLMEHNPTAEWLREKLDAPEVGPLQRIATVGEEELWKEVIRQSKGWLGDKEAFDGFFLFLPPNHNLLYSLNSFSQYGDYGIYRFKLLDGLAHYFYTREEGWNGRLTRTAVNILALYGVRYLLSPLKLDQEGLRMVESRDTSIRGVTLYVYEVENPLPAARIVQDVQLLETGEGINYLQILEAFWNAEASRERVILEKRPLEQFGPGPAGEAEVTSLDKARVSVSADTPGGGILVLNITYYPEWRVYVDGEEKELLRVNFAAMGVVLEPGKHTVEFVLRPTSLYYGILLFSASLVLMALLWLWSGKKGYLRLP is encoded by the coding sequence ATGGAGGACAAGGATCACCCTAAACTCAAGATAAAGCTTTTGCTGCTCCTGGGGATGTTCCTGGTGCTCCTTTTTTTCACCTTCCCCTTCTGGAGCACCACACGTATTCCCTTCCAGGGAGATGTAATAAACAGCGACGTGACGGAATTAAATTTTCCCATTAAGGTCTTCTATGCCCGCTGCCTGAAAGAGGGGAGGTTGCCACTCTGGGTCCACGAGATAGGCTGCGGCTTTCCCCTCCTCGCCGAGGGACAGAGCGGGCCTTTGTATCCCATGAATCTCCTGCTCTACCGGCTGCTCGACCCCATCCTGGCCTTCAACCTGTCCCTTATCGTGAGCCTGGCACTTTGCCTGCTCTTCTCCTATCTTCTTTTCAAGAATTACGGCCTCTCACGGGCAGCATCTTTCCTGTCCTCGGTGGCCTTTACCTTTTCCGGTTATACCATGGCCAGGCTTAAGTTCACCTACATGATACTCTCACTGTGCTGGATTCCCCTGGCCATCCTCGGATTGGAAAGGAGCTTCCAGCGCGGGAACTTCACCAACCTTTTCCTCACCGTTCTGGCCCTTTCCATGCAGATACTCGCCGGTGGGCCCCAATTCTTCATGATTACCCTGGCGCTTCTGGGCTTCGTCTTCCTGTGGAGATACCTGGCTTCCCTAACGCGGTTGCCGTCCTTGAAGGATGAACACGACGGGCGAGCGGTGCGAAAAAGCATCGTCATTCCTTTGCTTTCCGTAATCGTTTGCATCCTCCTGGCCCTGTCCCTGGCCGCTCCCCAGCTGGTGCCCATGTTGAGAGGTTACACGGTTTCCGACAGGGCAATGAACCCGTCCTTCGATTTTTCCCTTGGAGTGGCCATGCAGCCCCGCAACCTGGTGATGTTTTTCTCCCCCTACCAGTTCGGCAACCCGGCATGCAATACCTACGACTTGGAACGCGATTTTTTCTGGGAAAACATCGCCTACCCCGGCCTTTTCACCCTAGTCCTCGCCCTCCTCGCCCTCTTCTTCTTCCGCCTGAGGGACGAGACGACCCTGATGTGGTGTACCGCGGGGTTGCTGGCCCTCATGATCTCTTTGGGCGCCCTGACTCCCTTTGCCGAATTCCTGTGGCGTTACGTTCCGGGATTTCGTTTCTTCCGTTTCTGGCAAAGGTTCCTGGTAGTTGTAGGGCTGGCCATAGCCTTTCTGGCCGGCAAAGGCCTGGACGCCATGCTCAAGAGGGTCGGGTCCGGGAAATGCTGGCGTTTTACGCTGTCCGCCCTCTGCATCGTGGTAATTCTCGTGGACCTCGGGTTTTTCGCACGCCAGCAGGTTTCCACCATCCGCGCAGACCACCTCATGGAACACAATCCCACCGCGGAATGGCTGAGGGAGAAGCTGGATGCCCCGGAAGTGGGACCCTTGCAGCGGATAGCAACGGTGGGCGAGGAAGAACTATGGAAGGAGGTCATACGGCAGTCGAAGGGCTGGCTCGGCGACAAGGAAGCTTTTGATGGATTCTTCCTGTTTCTGCCCCCGAACCACAATCTCTTATACAGCTTGAACTCCTTCTCCCAATACGGCGATTACGGAATCTACAGGTTTAAACTCCTAGACGGCCTGGCCCATTATTTCTACACCCGAGAGGAGGGCTGGAACGGAAGATTGACCCGCACCGCCGTGAATATCCTGGCGCTTTACGGGGTCCGGTACCTCCTCAGCCCCCTAAAACTGGACCAGGAAGGCCTCCGGATGGTGGAGAGTCGGGATACTTCGATACGCGGCGTCACCTTGTACGTATATGAGGTGGAAAACCCCCTGCCCGCGGCAAGGATAGTGCAGGACGTACAGCTTTTGGAAACCGGAGAGGGAATCAATTATCTTCAGATTCTCGAGGCCTTCTGGAACGCTGAGGCCTCCAGGGAAAGGGTCATCCTGGAGAAGCGACCCCTTGAGCAGTTCGGCCCCGGACCTGCTGGCGAGGCGGAAGTAACGTCTCTTGACAAGGCCAGGGTTTCCGTTTCCGCGGATACACCTGGGGGAGGTATACTGGTCCTAAACATCACCTACTATCCCGAATGGCGTGTGTACGTGGACGGTGAGGAGAAGGAACTCCTGCGGGTAAACTTCGCGGCCATGGGGGTGGTCCTGGAGCCCGGAAAACACACCGTAGAGTTCGTTTTAAGGCCCACATCCCTTTACTACGGTATACTTTTGTTTTCTGCCTCGCTCGTGCTCATGGCCCTCTTATGGCTGTGGAGCGGCAAGAAGGGTTACCTGCGCCTGCCATGA
- a CDS encoding DUF2723 domain-containing protein, producing the protein MSGLAQDECGGNLIDGGGRAVRKVLHGAGRRLSPVLERYYQSTTPYRLSTVDRISALGLTAFFFLLYLYTCSHSPNMAGDSPELIAGSYSLGVVHPPGYPLYTLLGFLFSRLPLGSVAFRVNLTSVIYHTLALLLFYVCALKITRSRLAAAIAGAALGFSPLYWFYSLMAEVFPLNDLFIMLIIYTAIRSREKWQEGDRRGSSRRLLLLSFLLGLSLCNHQTIVLVFPAALLIALQPLLHHLRRMRFAALCAAAFFLGVLPYVYLPLSASRSPYVNFGDPSTLRDFLNVITRRYYGTARLWKGVSAEHRLDLVLDCLKNIGVQAHAFGMAVGGLGIFRMARRRMGDFLPLMTTFIGGLVLFPAVANVKLLGAFHISTIERFYLLPGILFFFFIGEGIEAIRQGTQRLLSKAPLREDILRGAAWTVMLILALPFILPAGRTVTEVSLRYDVLGEAYIDNLLASVDEGSLIFVEGDVPTQLMEYYETCLPERKRVYIVIYPFIFNSWYVKTLHKWYPDLRFPEFTELPLHKGMSIDEMRLIYVQYIIASNPQVTSFHMLTKPAYLEEHFELVPWGMTFKILPKGTEPEMEGYLDRQLDFWRSFESRGMDMLYYGYNRREYDIIPYLSQFPGELADYLKKRGLRQQALRFLLIAHSIAPDPDYLRRIAEIYREVGNLREFFAFYALTAGLDQHDYRVITEELLALEKALEEYHGGQGSP; encoded by the coding sequence ATGAGCGGACTGGCGCAAGATGAATGCGGCGGAAACTTGATAGACGGCGGCGGCCGCGCCGTTCGCAAGGTCCTGCATGGCGCCGGGCGACGTTTATCCCCCGTGCTGGAGAGATATTACCAATCGACCACCCCCTACCGATTGTCTACCGTAGATAGAATCTCCGCCCTCGGCCTGACGGCGTTCTTTTTCCTTCTTTATCTGTACACCTGCAGCCACAGCCCGAACATGGCCGGGGATTCCCCAGAGCTTATCGCCGGCAGTTATTCCCTCGGCGTCGTTCACCCTCCAGGCTATCCCCTCTATACCCTCCTGGGATTCCTGTTCTCCCGCCTTCCCCTCGGGAGCGTTGCTTTTCGCGTCAACCTGACCTCCGTCATCTATCATACGCTGGCACTTCTCCTCTTCTACGTCTGCGCACTGAAAATCACGAGGAGCCGGTTGGCGGCGGCCATCGCCGGCGCGGCCCTGGGCTTCTCTCCCCTTTACTGGTTCTATTCCCTGATGGCCGAGGTCTTTCCCCTCAACGACCTCTTCATAATGCTCATAATATATACGGCCATAAGATCACGAGAAAAATGGCAGGAAGGAGATCGGCGGGGTTCATCGCGCCGGCTGCTCCTCCTTTCCTTCCTGCTTGGACTGAGCCTGTGCAACCACCAGACCATCGTCCTTGTCTTCCCCGCCGCCCTGCTTATCGCCTTGCAGCCCCTCCTTCACCACCTGAGAAGGATGCGCTTTGCGGCACTTTGCGCGGCGGCATTCTTCTTAGGGGTCCTGCCCTACGTGTACCTCCCCCTGAGCGCTTCGCGGAGCCCCTACGTAAACTTTGGCGATCCTTCCACGCTGAGGGATTTCCTTAACGTGATCACCAGGCGATATTACGGCACCGCCAGGCTCTGGAAGGGGGTCAGCGCCGAACACCGCCTGGACCTGGTACTCGACTGCCTCAAGAATATAGGGGTACAAGCCCACGCTTTCGGTATGGCTGTCGGCGGGCTCGGCATCTTCCGCATGGCAAGAAGGAGAATGGGTGATTTCCTTCCCCTGATGACCACTTTTATCGGGGGCCTTGTGCTTTTCCCCGCCGTGGCCAACGTCAAATTGCTGGGAGCCTTTCACATATCCACCATCGAGAGATTCTATCTTCTTCCGGGCATCCTCTTCTTCTTTTTCATCGGGGAAGGAATCGAGGCCATCCGGCAGGGAACCCAAAGGCTCCTCTCCAAGGCCCCCCTCCGGGAGGATATCCTGAGAGGCGCGGCCTGGACGGTCATGCTTATACTCGCACTTCCCTTCATCCTCCCCGCAGGCCGCACGGTCACGGAGGTCAGCCTGAGATACGACGTCCTCGGTGAGGCTTATATCGATAACCTCCTGGCATCCGTGGACGAGGGTTCGCTGATATTCGTCGAGGGGGACGTACCTACACAGTTGATGGAATATTATGAAACCTGCCTCCCGGAGAGGAAAAGGGTTTACATAGTCATCTATCCTTTCATATTCAATTCCTGGTACGTGAAAACACTGCATAAGTGGTATCCCGATCTTAGATTCCCCGAATTCACGGAGCTTCCCCTCCACAAGGGAATGTCCATAGACGAGATGAGGCTCATCTACGTGCAATATATCATCGCTTCCAATCCTCAAGTCACCAGCTTCCATATGCTCACCAAACCCGCATACCTGGAAGAACATTTCGAGCTGGTTCCCTGGGGCATGACCTTCAAGATCCTTCCGAAGGGAACCGAGCCGGAAATGGAAGGCTACCTGGACCGACAGCTGGATTTCTGGCGGAGTTTCGAATCACGGGGCATGGACATGCTCTATTATGGATACAACCGCAGGGAATACGATATCATCCCTTATCTATCTCAGTTCCCGGGGGAGCTGGCCGATTACCTTAAGAAGAGGGGCCTGCGCCAACAAGCGCTCCGCTTCCTTCTCATCGCCCACTCCATCGCCCCGGATCCCGATTACCTACGTCGGATTGCCGAGATATACAGGGAAGTCGGCAACCTGAGGGAATTTTTCGCCTTCTACGCTTTGACCGCGGGCTTGGATCAGCACGACTACCGGGTCATCACCGAAGAACTTCTGGCCCTTGAAAAAGCCCTGGAGGAATACCATGGAGGACAAGGATCACCCTAA